The following coding sequences are from one Streptomyces sp. NBC_01232 window:
- a CDS encoding ArsR/SmtB family transcription factor, translating to MSTAVDDDLWSAMGDPTRRRMIDLLLAEGQGTATTLSAHLPVTRQAVTKHLAVLDRVGLVRSAPSGREKRYRVDEAQLARAVAQLNSVGEMWDARLRRIKSLAEAVQRAKDEQTPIEERGERDG from the coding sequence ATGGGCGACCCGACCCGGCGCCGCATGATCGACCTCCTGCTGGCCGAGGGCCAGGGGACCGCGACGACCCTCAGTGCGCACCTGCCGGTGACCCGGCAGGCCGTGACCAAACACCTGGCCGTCCTCGACCGGGTCGGGCTCGTCCGGTCCGCGCCGTCCGGGCGGGAGAAGCGTTACCGGGTGGACGAGGCGCAGCTGGCCCGTGCCGTGGCGCAGCTGAACTCCGTCGGAGAGATGTGGGACGCCCGGCTGCGGCGCATCAAGAGCCTCGCCGAGGCGGTCCAGCGAGCCAAGGACGAGCAGACACCGATCGAGGAGCGAGGAGAACGCGATGGTTGA
- a CDS encoding SRPBCC family protein has protein sequence MVDILHRVGITASPEKVYEALTTVEGLAAWWTTDTSGTGDGVLEFRFGDVGGFDMKVLDLQPDARVRWEVTDGPAEWIGTTVDFELAREGEWTILLFTHAGWREPVEFMSHCSTKWAIFLMSLKSLVETGTGAPHPRDVQISNWH, from the coding sequence ATGGTTGACATCCTGCACCGGGTGGGAATCACGGCGAGCCCGGAGAAGGTCTACGAGGCGCTCACCACGGTCGAGGGTCTGGCCGCGTGGTGGACGACCGACACGAGCGGCACCGGCGACGGCGTCCTGGAGTTCCGCTTCGGCGACGTCGGCGGCTTCGACATGAAGGTCCTCGACCTGCAGCCGGACGCACGGGTGCGGTGGGAGGTGACCGACGGACCGGCCGAGTGGATCGGGACGACGGTGGACTTCGAGCTGGCCCGCGAGGGCGAGTGGACGATCCTCCTGTTCACGCACGCGGGCTGGCGCGAGCCGGTCGAGTTCATGAGCCACTGCAGCACCAAGTGGGCGATCTTCCTGATGAGCCTGAAGTCCCTGGTGGAGACCGGTACCGGCGCTCCGCATCCGCGTGACGTGCAGATCAGCAACTGGCACTGA
- a CDS encoding NUDIX domain-containing protein produces MPAHLKDSHCSTCGAPYSTPTWPRTCAACGATAYRNPLPVAVTLLPVEDADGTGLVVITRTIEPALGGVALPGGFIDFGEDWRDAVVRELFEETGITAPASEVTLADALSSPAGHLLLFGLLPPRPAADLPESKPTDETTGWHILRTPSALAFPLHTRAAASWFAGKYA; encoded by the coding sequence ATGCCGGCACACCTGAAGGACTCGCACTGCTCCACCTGCGGAGCGCCGTACTCCACCCCTACGTGGCCCCGCACCTGCGCGGCCTGCGGGGCGACCGCCTACCGCAACCCGCTCCCGGTGGCCGTCACCCTCCTCCCCGTGGAGGACGCGGACGGCACCGGCCTGGTGGTCATCACCCGCACCATCGAACCGGCCCTCGGCGGCGTCGCCCTCCCCGGCGGTTTCATCGACTTCGGCGAGGACTGGCGCGACGCGGTCGTCCGCGAACTCTTCGAGGAGACCGGCATCACCGCCCCGGCCTCGGAGGTGACCCTGGCCGACGCCCTGAGCTCCCCGGCGGGCCACCTCCTCCTCTTCGGCCTCCTCCCGCCCCGCCCGGCCGCCGACCTCCCCGAGTCGAAGCCGACGGACGAGACCACGGGCTGGCACATCCTGCGGACCCCCTCGGCCCTGGCCTTCCCCCTCCACACCCGGGCGGCGGCGTCCTGGTTCGCGGGGAAGTACGCCTGA
- a CDS encoding M15 family metallopeptidase: MTAVAGLLAVLAGGAAAPDGFVVLREVDPGIGQDMRYAGARNFTGGVVDGYEEPECLLARPAAEALRRAQRRLLRSGRSLRVYDCYRPQRAVDRFVRWARTQDGPGDRATKAEFYPNVERDRLIPDGYIAERSGHSRGSTLDVTLVELTGREADMGTAFDFFDPLSHTDDPRVTGAARANRQLLKRVLGEQGFVNLPEEWWHFTYRPEAYPDTYFDFPVAVASVRP; this comes from the coding sequence ATGACGGCTGTTGCGGGACTGCTCGCGGTGCTGGCCGGCGGGGCTGCGGCGCCGGACGGGTTCGTGGTGCTGCGCGAGGTGGATCCGGGCATCGGGCAGGACATGCGGTACGCCGGTGCGCGGAACTTCACCGGCGGGGTGGTGGACGGGTACGAGGAGCCGGAGTGCCTGCTCGCGCGGCCCGCGGCCGAGGCGCTGCGGCGGGCACAGCGGCGGTTGCTGCGCAGCGGCCGCTCGCTGCGGGTGTACGACTGCTACCGGCCGCAGCGGGCGGTCGACCGGTTCGTGCGGTGGGCGCGGACGCAGGACGGCCCGGGCGACCGCGCGACGAAGGCGGAGTTCTACCCGAACGTGGAGCGGGACCGGCTGATCCCCGACGGGTACATCGCGGAGAGGTCCGGGCACAGCCGCGGGAGCACGCTGGACGTGACCCTGGTGGAACTCACGGGGCGGGAGGCCGACATGGGGACGGCGTTCGACTTCTTCGATCCGCTCTCGCACACCGACGATCCGCGGGTCACGGGCGCCGCCCGCGCCAACCGGCAGTTGCTGAAGCGGGTCCTGGGCGAGCAGGGGTTCGTGAACCTTCCCGAGGAGTGGTGGCATTTCACGTACAGGCCTGAGGCGTATCCCGACACGTATTTCGACTTCCCCGTCGCTGTCGCCTCCGTCCGGCCGTGA
- a CDS encoding DUF962 domain-containing protein → MTFSSYEEFWPYYVAMHSRAATRWVHLTGTLTGLAVAAYGLARGRRRYLAALPLIGYGTAWPAHFLIEGNNPATFGHPGWSLRGDAQMIRMMLAGRDAELGEIARKWLAENGCP, encoded by the coding sequence ATGACTTTCAGCTCGTACGAGGAATTCTGGCCGTACTACGTCGCGATGCACTCGCGCGCCGCCACCCGCTGGGTCCATCTCACCGGCACGCTCACCGGCCTGGCCGTCGCCGCCTACGGGCTGGCGCGCGGCCGCCGGCGCTACCTCGCCGCCCTGCCGCTGATCGGGTACGGGACCGCCTGGCCCGCGCACTTCCTGATCGAGGGGAACAATCCCGCCACCTTCGGCCATCCGGGATGGTCGCTGCGCGGGGACGCGCAGATGATCCGGATGATGCTGGCGGGGCGGGACGCGGAGCTGGGCGAGATCGCCCGGAAGTGGCTCGCCGAGAACGGGTGCCCCTGA
- a CDS encoding Zn-ribbon domain-containing OB-fold protein, whose translation MGGVLARTRTPVVNGWFTGSAEDGGFRLLGTRCSACTAVFFPREDAYCRNPHCRGGGELVEVPLSPRGRVWSYTDGRYRPPAPYVSDPAEPWEPYTLVAVELEAEGMVVLGQAAPGVGVADLAVGMEVEVVGGVLGEDAGTVWTTWHFRPVGGTG comes from the coding sequence ATGGGAGGGGTCTTGGCACGCACACGCACACCCGTCGTGAACGGGTGGTTCACCGGGTCCGCCGAGGACGGCGGCTTCCGGCTGCTCGGCACCCGGTGCTCCGCCTGCACCGCGGTGTTCTTCCCCCGCGAGGACGCGTACTGCCGCAATCCGCACTGCCGCGGCGGGGGCGAGCTCGTCGAGGTGCCGCTGTCCCCGCGGGGCCGGGTCTGGTCCTACACCGACGGGCGCTACCGGCCGCCCGCCCCGTACGTGTCCGACCCGGCCGAGCCTTGGGAGCCGTACACCCTGGTCGCGGTGGAGCTGGAGGCCGAGGGGATGGTGGTGCTGGGGCAGGCGGCGCCCGGGGTGGGGGTCGCCGATCTGGCGGTCGGGATGGAGGTCGAGGTGGTCGGGGGCGTGCTGGGCGAGGATGCCGGGACCGTCTGGACCACCTGGCACTTCCGGCCCGTGGGAGGCACCGGGTGA